The Acidovorax sp. RAC01 genomic sequence GGCCGATGATCGAGGCGGGCCTGCCCGATAGCCTGGTGCGCAGTGCGCTGTCCATATCGGGGGTGCACGACCTGGAGCCACTGAGGTACACGCCGTTTTTGCAACAAGCCCTGCATCTGACCGAGCAGCAGGTGTTGCAGTGCAGTCCGGCGCGGCTGCTCGAGCCGCCGGCGGCCCGCCTGTTCTGTGCCGTGGGTGGCGATGAGAGCCCCGAGTTTCAGCGCCAGAACCAGCTCATGCAGGAGGCCTGGGGCAGCCATTGCGTGCCGCGCAGCGTGGTGCTTCCGGGGCTGAACCACTTCAGCATCCTGGATGCGCTGGTGCGGCCGGGGCACGACCTGCACCACATGGCGCTGAATCTGCTGCGCAGTTAAGGCCAGGCCGAACCGGGTGGCAAGGGCGCGCCGCGGCCCGCAGCGGCCTGCGCCCCCGTGCCACTGCGTCCCTCACATCAGCAGGTGCTCACCCGCGTTGTCTCCGCCCAGGATCACGTAGTTGACCTTGCGGATGTCCATCAGCTTCTTGCCGCCGGCATAGCTGATGGAGCTCTGCACATCCTGCTCCATTTCCACCAGCGTGTTGGCCAGCTTGCCCTTGATGGGCTCCAGGATGCGCTTGCCTTCGACGTGCTTGTACTCGCCCTTGTTGAAGTCGCTGGCCGAGCCGTAGTACTCCTTGAACAGCTCACCGTTGACTTCCACGGTCTGGCCTGGCGATTCCTCATGGCCCGCAAACAGCGAGCCGATCATCACCATGGTCGCGCCAAAGCGGATGCTCTTGGCAATGTCGCCATGGCTTCGGATGCCGCCGTCGGCAATGATGGGCTTGGTGGCCACGCGGGCGCACCACTTGAGCGCCGACAGCTGCCAGCCGCCGGTGCCAAAGCCCGTCTTGAGCTTGGTGATGCACACCTTGCCCGGGCCCACGCCCACCTTCGTTGCGTCGGCGCCCCAGTTTTCCAGGTCGATGATGGCTTCTGGCGTGGCCACATTGCCGGCAATCACAAAGGCCTTGGGCAGGTGCTGCTTGAGGTAGCCGATCATGTTCTTTACGCTGTCGGCATGGCCG encodes the following:
- a CDS encoding GMP reductase, which codes for MEIFDYDNILLLPRKCRVESRSECDASVELGGRSFRIPVVPANMKTVVDESICVWMAQNGYFYVMHRFDLDNVRFVQDMHARGCYASISLGVKKPDYDTVDQLVALGLTPEYITIDIAHGHADSVKNMIGYLKQHLPKAFVIAGNVATPEAIIDLENWGADATKVGVGPGKVCITKLKTGFGTGGWQLSALKWCARVATKPIIADGGIRSHGDIAKSIRFGATMVMIGSLFAGHEESPGQTVEVNGELFKEYYGSASDFNKGEYKHVEGKRILEPIKGKLANTLVEMEQDVQSSISYAGGKKLMDIRKVNYVILGGDNAGEHLLM